In Brassica oleracea var. oleracea cultivar TO1000 unplaced genomic scaffold, BOL UnpScaffold01027, whole genome shotgun sequence, a genomic segment contains:
- the LOC106320700 gene encoding uncharacterized protein LOC106320700 — translation MATNGCDVNQLDSNLLLPPRKRLLAGFKKQNSNGSSSSSTSYSNGSSSSASTVVQTHLDNLLTSHQSPSPEELKATAALAVKIAKAARAAANEKAIIASKAVAAAKSALELFASFPAETVKERKNKQKKHVPVHVLYSKDEDLARRLNQAIKNSPRVLTGHRNKKLKSVATYENSGAISSTMYDGNDVAGVVDSDTSTDDDEVDRTRVNGKEKTGEGSSSLGKRRGRVKLKKLPLSMCASKGQENGIITNSLAQTGGSSGGVGQVRS, via the coding sequence ATGGCGACAAATGGTTGCGATGTGAATCAGCTTGATTCCAATTTGCTTCTCCCTCCACGGAAGCGATTACTCGCCGGATTCAAGAAACAGAACTCCAAtggatcttcttcatcttctactTCGTACTCAAATGGCTCCTCCTCCTCTGCTTCCACCGTTGTGCAGACCCATCTCGACAATCTGTTGACTTCCCACCAGAGTCCGTCTCCGGAGGAGCTAAAAGCAACCGCTGCTTTAGCTGTAAAGATCGCAAAGGCTGCGAGAGCCGCAGCTAATGAGAAAGCCATCATTGCTTCCAAAGCAGTTGCTGCAGCCAAGAGCGCGTTGGAACTGTTCGCTTCTTTTCCGGCTGAGACGGTGAAGGAGAGGAAGAACAAGCAGAAGAAACATGTCCCCGTTCATGTTCTCTATTCGAAAGATGAGGATTTAGCGCGTAGGTTGAACCAAGCTATAAAAAACTCCCCTAGAGTATTGACCGGGCATAGAAACAAGAAGCTAAAGAGTGTAGCTACGTATGAGAATAGTGGAGCGATTAGTAGTACCATGTACGATGGGAATGATGTTGCTGGTGTTGTAGATTCAGACACCTccactgatgatgatgaagtagACAGAACAAGAGTTAATGGGAAGGAGAAAACAGGGGAAGGGAGTAGCTCACTGgggaaaagaagaggaagagtgaAGCTAAAGAAGTTACCTTTGAGCATGTGTGCCTCTAAGGGTCAAGAAAACGGAATCATCACAAATTCCCTGGCTCAGACGGGAGGTTCTAGTGGTGGTGTGGGTCAGGTGAGATCATAG